From the genome of Streptomyces xanthophaeus:
CGTTCGTGACCATCACCGCCCTCGCGGAACGGAACATGGCCCGGATCCTCGCCGAGGACCCCCGCTAGCCGCGGACCGGCCCCGGACTAGCTGCGGTACAGCGCCTCGATCTCGTCCGCGAAGTCCTTGGCCACCACGTTGCGCTTCAGCTTCAGCGACGGCGTGATGTGCCCCGACTCCTCCGTGAACTGGGAGGGAAGAATGCGGAATTTCCGCACCGATTCCGCCTTGGAAACCGCCGCGTTGCCGTCATCCACGGCCTTCTGGACGGCGGCGATCAGCTCCGCGTCCTCGCGCAGCTCCGCCGCCGTCACACCGGCCGGCTTGCCGTTCTCGGCGGCCCACCGGCCGAGGAACTCCTCGTCGATGGTGACCAGTGCCGCCACGAAGGGCCGCGCGTCGCCCACCACCATGCACTCCGCGACCAGCGCGTGCGCACGGATCCGGTCCTCGATGACGGCCGGGGCGACGTTCTTGCCGCCCGCCGTGACGATGAGTTCCTTCTTGCGGCCGGTGATCGCGAGGTAGCCGTCCTCGTCGAGGGTGCCGACGTCGCCGGTGTGGAACCAGCCGTCGGTCAGCGCCTCGGCGGTCGCCGTCTCGTTCTTCCAGTACTCCTTGAAGATGTGCTCGCCGTGCAGCAGCACCTCGCCGTCGTCCGCGATGCGCACCACGGAGCCGGGCAGCGGCTGGCCGACCGTACCGATCTTCGTCTTGTCCCACGGGTTGAAGGCCGTGGCCGCACAGGACTCGGTGAGGCCGTAGCCCTCCAGCACCGTGAAGCCGATGCCGCGGAAGAAGTGGCCGAGCCGCTCGCCCAGCGGGGCGCCGCCGGAGATCGCGTACTCGCCGCGCCCGCCGAGGACCGTGTGCAGCTTGCTGTAGACCAGCTTGGAGAACAGCTTGTGCTTCAGGCGCAGCCCGAAGGAGGGGCCGCCCGGAAGGTCCAGCGCGCGGCTGTAGGCGATCGCCGTGTCCGCCGCGGCGTCGAAGATCTTGCCCTTGCCGTCGGCCTGGGCCTTGGCGCGGGCCGAGTTGTAGACCTTCTCGAAGACGCGCGGGACGCCGAGGATCAGCGTGGGCCGGAAGGACTGGAGCTCGTCCGTCAGGTTCTTGATGTCCGGTACGCAGCCCAGGCGGATCGGCGCCAGCACGGCCGCCACCTCCACCAGACGCCCGAAGACGTGCGCGGCCGGCAGGAAGAGCAGGACCGAGCAGTCGCCGGTGCGGAAGAGCGGGCTGAGGCGCTCCACCACGTTGCCGCACTCGGCGAAGAAGTTGCGGTGGGTCAGCACACAGCCCTTGGGGCGGCCGGTGGTGCCCGAGGTGTACACGATGGTCGCCGGGTCGTCGGCGTTGGCGAGGCTGCTGCGCTCCTCGACCTCGGCGTCGGAGATCTCCGCGCCGGCGGCCTTCAGCGTCTCCAGCGCGCCCTGCTCGATCTCCCAGACCTCGCGCAGTTCCGGCAGCCGGTCGCGCAGCGAGGCCACGGCCGCGCTGTGCGCCGGGCTCTCCGCGACGACGGCGACGGCTCCGGAGTCACCGAGGATCCACTGGACCTGCTCGGGGGAGCTGGTCTCGTACACGGGGACGGTGACGCCGCCCGCGCTCCAGATCGCGAAGTCGAACAGCACCCACTCGTAGCGGGTGCGGGAGATGAGGGCGACCCGGTCGCCGGGCCGGATGCCGGCCGCGATGAGGCCCTTGGCCGTGGCCCGGACCTCGGCGAGGAACTCGGTCGCGGTCACGTCCTGCCACCGGCCGTCGACCTTGCGGCTCATGACGGCGGTGTCTGGATGCTGAGCGGCGTTGCGGCGGATGAGATCCGTCAGGTTCCCGTCCGACGGGACCTCGTACAGGGCCGGAAGGCTGAACTCGCGCAAGACTGCTGCTCCTCTGGGCGCCATCGCCACCATGTGGACCGACCGGACGTTACCC
Proteins encoded in this window:
- a CDS encoding AMP-dependent synthetase/ligase; protein product: MREFSLPALYEVPSDGNLTDLIRRNAAQHPDTAVMSRKVDGRWQDVTATEFLAEVRATAKGLIAAGIRPGDRVALISRTRYEWVLFDFAIWSAGGVTVPVYETSSPEQVQWILGDSGAVAVVAESPAHSAAVASLRDRLPELREVWEIEQGALETLKAAGAEISDAEVEERSSLANADDPATIVYTSGTTGRPKGCVLTHRNFFAECGNVVERLSPLFRTGDCSVLLFLPAAHVFGRLVEVAAVLAPIRLGCVPDIKNLTDELQSFRPTLILGVPRVFEKVYNSARAKAQADGKGKIFDAAADTAIAYSRALDLPGGPSFGLRLKHKLFSKLVYSKLHTVLGGRGEYAISGGAPLGERLGHFFRGIGFTVLEGYGLTESCAATAFNPWDKTKIGTVGQPLPGSVVRIADDGEVLLHGEHIFKEYWKNETATAEALTDGWFHTGDVGTLDEDGYLAITGRKKELIVTAGGKNVAPAVIEDRIRAHALVAECMVVGDARPFVAALVTIDEEFLGRWAAENGKPAGVTAAELREDAELIAAVQKAVDDGNAAVSKAESVRKFRILPSQFTEESGHITPSLKLKRNVVAKDFADEIEALYRS